From the Leishmania donovani BPK282A1 complete genome, chromosome 30 genome, one window contains:
- a CDS encoding ubiquitin hydrolase, putative, translated as MPCYCIEEV; from the coding sequence ATGCCGTGCTACTGCATCGAAGAGGTC
- a CDS encoding small nuclear ribonucleoprotein polypeptide e, putative, giving the protein MSAHTRQMENPTGVVHRFMQDHQRVCVWLVHDPQMRLEGNLLGYDEFMNVVLGDTTETNLRNNKSYRLGKILLRSDNVGVIYPIGA; this is encoded by the coding sequence ATGAGCGCCCACACCCGCCAAATGGAAAACCCCACGGGGGTGGTGCACCGCTTCATGCAGGACCATCagcgtgtatgcgtgtggcTTGTGCACGATCCGCAGATGCGGCTGGAGGGCAACCTGCTCGGCTACGACGAGTTCATGAACGTCGTGCTGGGTGATACGACCGAGACGAATCTTCGAAATAACAAGAGCTACCGTCTGGGCAAGATATTGCTGCGTAGCGACAACGTCGGCGTGATCTACCCCATCGGTGCTTAG